A section of the Macaca thibetana thibetana isolate TM-01 chromosome 10, ASM2454274v1, whole genome shotgun sequence genome encodes:
- the DEFB127 gene encoding beta-defensin 127: protein MSVKTEGSELALPCHSIKGLRRTSLPNQFIIIEDQGVVLTSIPRGPWLASALLPVTLAAPLLESLAVGLFMIIVILLFQKPTVTEQLKTCWDNYVQGHCRKICRVNALCENGRYCCLNIKELEACKKITNSPHPKPATLALTLPQDYVTITEKFPILKT, encoded by the exons ATGTCGGTGAAAACTGAGGGGAGTGAACTTGCCCTTCCTTGCCATAGTATAAAAGGCCTGAGGCGGACTTCCCTTCCCAACCAGTTCATTATCATTGAAGACCAAGGGGTGGTCTTAACTTCAATCCCCAGGGGGCCGTGGCTGGCATCAGCCCTCCTTCCAGTTA CTTTGGCTGCACCTCTTCTGGAAAGCCTGGCCGTGGGGCTCTTCATGATCATTGTAATTCTGCTGTTCCAGAAACCCACAG TAACTGAACAACTTAAGACGTGCTGGGATAACTATGTACAAGGACATTGCAGGAAAATCTGCAGAGTAAATGCACTATGTGAAAATGGGAGATATTGTTGCCTCAATATCAAGGAACTGGAAGCatgtaaaaaaattacaaactcaCCTCATCCAAAGCCAGCAACACTAGCACTGACTCTTCCTCAAGACTATGTTACAATAACAGAAAAATTCCCAATCTTGAAGACATAA